A window of Cervus elaphus chromosome 23, mCerEla1.1, whole genome shotgun sequence genomic DNA:
ctagacTGTCAGGGACGTCCCTGAGGATATTTTTAATAGgccttaatatattttttatttttatttatttatttactttttaaatatatattttttaaaactcaaattaaGACATAGTAGAGTTCGCCAAAGCACTAAGGGCAGGAGTCTGGGCCCTGGAATATTTGGGCCATGGAAGCTGATCATAATCTAAAATCTATAAATAGTCAGCCAGTGTTAGCTGCACTTCCCCGAGGGCAGGGACCAGGTTCTCCTTGGTCATCGCTGCTTTCCCAGTGACTAGCCCAGGATGCAGGCTTCTTCATGGTTGCAAAATACAACCCCTACTCCTTCCTTTGGTCTACAAGGCCTGTGGGATTCACATTTACCCACCCTTTCAATATCATCTGGTGTCACTCTCTCCACAGTGACCTCTCTCCCATTCTCCAAAGACCCCAAGCCCTTTCTTCCCTCCAGGCCTTCCACCTGCTATTCGCTTGGCTGAATATTCTTAAAAACCCTGAAAAGGACATGATAGCTCCAAGATGAGCCCTTCTCAAACTCTGAGTCATGGCAATAACGTCCCTTCTTCTGAGAAGCCCTCCATGACCACTCTGCTATTGttcctgttaccctctcacagtAGCAGGAAAGCTCCTTGAGTTTATCcgtcttgttcactgctgtacCCTGATTatttagcacagtgtctgacatCTAACAGCCACCCTTTATATAATGAAAGAATTAAAGAACATTTACATTGCATGTTCATGAATGAACACTGGAAGCGGTATCAGCTACAGGGCAGAGGACTGCCCCTGTTCAGTCATCTTCCTTGAGAAACTTTTCTTATGTGGTCTTGGCTTTGCCAGCTGACAAAATGAGGTCAGCGACCTTTCCACCTACTTTGGTGGCTACTAGCAGTACTGAAATAAACACTGGATGTATGTCCTTTGGATAAAAGGAGCTCATGTATATAGctcgttttttgtttttgtttttttatgcaaagatggactaTCCAGTGGAGGGATTCTTTTTCTTAAGAGTCCAAAAACTCTGCCATTTTAATGGTGGTTAATACCTCCAACAGATACCCAACAAGTTCAAAGGGATGGAGAGAAATTCAAACCAACTCATACAATTAAAAGGTTAAAGGAAGTTTCTAGGCCTGCTCTGACATGGCAGTCGCTAGCTATGTGtggctatttaaataaaaataattcggTCCCTCCGTCACACTTGCTGCATGTAGTTACTGTACTGGACAGAACAGATATAGAACATCCCCACCATCATAGAAAGCTCTATTGGACAGTACTGTTCTGGATTATCTGTGGACTGAATAATTCATGCTAGTTCTGTTCTACATTAGCAAAGATACTGCTAACTCTAAATACTGTCAGAAGCAGTCTGGTATACTGAAGAGAACAAAATCATCATAAATCTTGACTTTCTGCCTTATTAATTGTGTGACCTCAGCTAAGTAGGAGTTCACTGAACTTtagttttccttctctgtaaaataaaaataacatttacattTAGTGTGCAGGGTTCATATCCCTGGGATAGAGCAGGAGCATTGAGCATGTTGGGATAGAAGAGACTATTACAAGCATAAGCGCATAAGCAATGGAACCCTAGCATAACACGTGGGATCAGATAACCAACTATACAAATAATGAAAGAATGTCCTCCATAGCATAaccacaaataaacaaacaaacaaacaaaaaaaaccaagatGCAGCAAACAAGGATACTAGTCCTTCCCTCCCATCAGCATTAAAAAGGGCTCTCAATTTACCTAATGCTGCCATCAGGGCATGCAGGACACTGACAAAAGTCGCAGCTCTCTTATCATAAATTTGGTCCAGGGTGGCCAAGACATCTTGAACCACATCTGCAACCAAAGGAAGCAGGCTCGCATCCGAGTTCTGCAGCATGACTTCCAGGACCTTCGGGGTGTGGGGGTGCAGTGAGAGATGACGCAGGTTTAAAGAGATCCCGTTCACCAAATAGTCGGAATTCTCATTGATCAGGTGCTGCAGCGAGTCATAGCCACAAGCCTGGCAGATGTCCGTCATGGTGCCGATGGCCGCCTGACTGATGAGCAGGGTTTGGTCCCCAGCCTTCTCCAGTACTGGATAGAGGGCTGACATCAAGAGCAAACGGAAGTCCTTCCCTAGTGCGTGTGCGAAGTGGCCGATCCCTTCCAACTGGATGCATATCTGCCAGATGTTGCTATTCATGGAGCAGATGGTGGGACTCGGCTTTGAGAACGCGGGAGAAGAGGTAGGCGGGCAGGGGTGTGCACCAGAAGCGAGGGCCTGAAGGCCCGCCCACTTCATCGTCAGCTCCTCTCCCACGTCTTCAGTTTCCACGCAAGTGACCAAATACCAGTTTTCTTGGCTCGTGTATACTTCAAGTATGGAGGTCACGATCTCCCTCAGCTCCTCCGGGTCGGCTGGAGTGTGTTTTTCATGGAGGttctccacccccagcccagcagctcccacGACCAGTTCGTTCAGGACCATGGCGGCCTGCTTCCGGTACACCACGGACTCGTGGTACAGTTCCATAAAGTGATCCACCAGCAAGTAGAGGTTCCCATAGAAACCAAGCAGCTGACAAACCTGCCTCAAGAGCAGAAAAACCCTCTCGTCGGTGAAGAAGCGGAAATATCTCCTCTGCATTGGAGCCCAGGGCCGCGCGGCTGGAGTCTCTGGAGAAGCGCTCAGATGCTCCGAGTTCCAGCGCCGCTCTTCAACAATTTTGACGTCAGCCACGTCTAACTCCAGAACTTGGATAAGCGCTTTGGAAAGGCGCTGGAGGTGGGCCACAGAGTTGAGGACGAAGTCCACTTTGGGGCCCAAGAGTTTCAGGTACCCGAGTAACAGGGAGAGAGTAGAGAACCGGCCCTGGTCGTCTTGGGAGCTCATCAGGCGGGGAAGGGACGTGGCCAGGGAGTGCAGGTTTTCTGACAGGACGTCAGCGAAGGCTCTGCTGCCCACCACCACCTTCTCTTCTGCGAAACACCTCAGGGCTTTATTGCACTGGGCTTGGACTTCAGGACTCTCATCATTTACCAGACTCACCAGGGCCTTCAGAAGGGGACCAGCCGACTCGATCAGTGACCGACTGCACTTCAAGAGGAGGGCCTCGACAAAGTCTATCAGCTCCAGCCTGACCTTCCAGTGTGGGTGGACTGCAATGCACTCCGTTATCTTTTTAATAAGGATGGTCAACTTGTCACCAGTATTTTTTACCCAATTGGCTTCCCTGTGAACCATCAGCTCCGCTACTCTGCGCTCCACGGCAGGCTTCGCCGGGACCTCTGAGACCCTTCCGAGCTGGTCATCGGCCATAATGAAACTCACTGTCTCGTAAAAGACCTTGAGGGAAGACACGACGATGCTGTGCCCCTGTTTGAAGTCTCCTGTAATGACTCTGGTCAGGGTCGTGGAGAGTCCAGGTAAAAAGGAAGCAAACAGATCCCCCAGCTGCTTCTGCTGAAGCTCATCCAAGGCGCGGGGATGGTCCTGGCAGTCACACTGAAAGAGCAGAACCCGCAAACATGCTAAGGCAGCCATTTTAATTTCCTTGGATTTCTCCTGTTCTGCGAGACCCAACAGCAAAGATACAGCAAATCCTAAGCGAG
This region includes:
- the TTI1 gene encoding TELO2-interacting protein 1 homolog, with the translated sequence MAVFDTPEEAFGVLRPVCVQLTKTQTVENVERLQAQLQAVSDSALQELQQYILFPLRFTLKTPGPKRERLIQSVVECITFVLSSTCIREQGLLQELFSELSACLYSPGSRKPAAVSEELKLAVIRGLSTLMHSAYGDILLTFYEPSILPRLGFAVSLLLGLAEQEKSKEIKMAALACLRVLLFQCDCQDHPRALDELQQKQLGDLFASFLPGLSTTLTRVITGDFKQGHSIVVSSLKVFYETVSFIMADDQLGRVSEVPAKPAVERRVAELMVHREANWVKNTGDKLTILIKKITECIAVHPHWKVRLELIDFVEALLLKCSRSLIESAGPLLKALVSLVNDESPEVQAQCNKALRCFAEEKVVVGSRAFADVLSENLHSLATSLPRLMSSQDDQGRFSTLSLLLGYLKLLGPKVDFVLNSVAHLQRLSKALIQVLELDVADVKIVEERRWNSEHLSASPETPAARPWAPMQRRYFRFFTDERVFLLLRQVCQLLGFYGNLYLLVDHFMELYHESVVYRKQAAMVLNELVVGAAGLGVENLHEKHTPADPEELREIVTSILEVYTSQENWYLVTCVETEDVGEELTMKWAGLQALASGAHPCPPTSSPAFSKPSPTICSMNSNIWQICIQLEGIGHFAHALGKDFRLLLMSALYPVLEKAGDQTLLISQAAIGTMTDICQACGYDSLQHLINENSDYLVNGISLNLRHLSLHPHTPKVLEVMLQNSDASLLPLVADVVQDVLATLDQIYDKRAATFVSVLHALMAALAQWFPDAGHLGQLQEQSIGEEGSPLSQRPSSLEKGLENPTTAEDIEQFVLNYLKEKDVAAGNVSDLDNEDEEQSDPPEVEADDTGPHVEPPLPVQIQIATDVMERCIHLMSDKSLKIRLKVLDVLDLCVVVLQSHKNQLLPLAHRAWPSLVHRLTNDDPLAVLRAFKVLRTLGGKCGDFLRSRFCKDVLPKLAGSLVSQAPVSARAGPVYSHTLAFKLQLAVLQGLGPLCERLDLGEGDLNTVADACLIYLSAKQPVKLQEAARSVFLHLMKVDPDSTWFLLNELYCPEEFTPPHPSLHPVQLRGATRQQSLYSANVLRLLPELQ